The candidate division WOR-3 bacterium DNA segment ATCCGCGCGACGATCAAGAACATGGGCTCCGCTCAGCTCCCCATCGGCACGCCAGTGCGTTTGGGAATCACCGGCCCGGAGGGCTACAGCTACCACGATACCATGGCGACGGGAACCGCGCTCAACCATGGCGCGACCGCGCAGATGAACTTCTCGCCGACCTGGCACATCCCGAACGTAGCCGGCGTCTACAACATCAAGGTCTGGACCGAGGCCGCGGGCGAGGATTTCCCCGCAGATGACACCATGGCCTATGACCTGAGCTGCGCGAAGTGGATAGAGTACCACGTCGATGCCAACATGCACTGGCTCACCTGGGGCGGACCGGAGCGGGTTGTCAAGTTCAACCCCGCCGACTTCACCGGGCTTGCGTATCCGATCAAGATATCGCGCATGCGGGCCGACTTCTACTGGCACAACACATACCCGTGGCCAGATACGTCGTTCATATTCAACATCTACGGTGACGACGGGACGACGCTCCTGTACGAGAGTGAAACCCTGGAAGCGATACCGGGCACGCCGGGACCGTACCGGGCCGCCGACGTCGACTCGAGCATCATCATCACGTCCGGCAACTTCTACGTGGGCGTGGCGCCGATCAGCTCAACCGGCCATCCCTCGAGTTGTGCCGACAGCGGGACTACCGACCATAGCTACTACGGCTTCCCGGGTGGCTGGGCGGTCTGGACTCCGGGGACCGGGCTGCACGGCAACTACTTCATCTCGGCTGCGGTGCAGGGCGGCGTCGGCATCGACGAAGGCTTCGAACCGGGCATCACCACGCCGAGCCTCCAGATCACGAACTACCCGAACCCGGTCACCGACCAGGTCACGCTGAAGTGGCAGGTGCCGGTCCGCATGCCGCTTTCGGTCAACCTGTACGACGCGACCGGAAGGCTGATGAGGAACCTGTACACCGCCAACGACAAGGCGAGAGTGGGTACGCTCACCATGGACACCGAGTCGCTGTCCGCAGGAATCTACCTGGTGCGGCTTGAGACTGCCAATGGTTCGGCCACCCGCAAGATCGTGATCGACAGATAGCCGCAGACTGACCTGTGACGGGGCGGGTTCTCCCGCCCCGTTTCTCTTATTCGGGACGGGAGTTGCGGCGGCGGACGTCGCCCGGTGACGTCCTTGCGGCTTGACCCGACTCCTGTCCTGAAGATACTTCTCTGATGCGCGCCAAAAGCGTTGACCGTAGACCGGCGGCCGACAACCGCAAGTCGCCGGTCCCCGGTCGCCAGGCTCCCGACCGGCTTTGGTTCTTGATCATCACCGGGGCCGCGTTCCTCCTGCGGCTGATTCACATCCTGCAGGTGCGGCAGAACGACCCGCTGTTCCTGTCGCCCCAGATGGATGCTCTCTACCACCACGAGTGGGCTCTTGCCGTCGCCGCCGGCAAGCAGTTCATCGCCGACGCCTACTTCCGTGCGCCCCTGTATCCCTACTTCCTGGGTCTGCTGTACAAGATCCTCGGCGCGAATCTGCTGGCAGTCAGGATAGTACAGGCGCTCATCGGCAGCGCCGGGTGCGGCCTGGTCTACCTGCTCGCGGGGCAACTCCTGAAGCCGCAAGCATCAAGCCCCAAGCCGCAAGCAAGTCCGAAGTCCGGTCTTCATCCTTCATCCTTAATCCCTCATCCCTCCGGGGCGGTTCCCGTCGTCGCCGGTCTGGTGATGGCCGTCTACCCGCTTGCCATCTGGTACGACTCCGAACTGATGCTTGAGGGGATGTTGACCTTTGTGGTTCTGCTGGGCTTCGTGCTGCTCCTGCGGAGCCGGGATGCGGACCGGCAGTGGTGGCTGCCCGGGCTGGTATTCGGCCTGGCTGCCATAATCCGGCCCAACCTGCTCGCGTTTATCGCGGTGCTGCCGGTTTGGCTGTTCCTCGAAGGAAAGGGGTTCAAGGGTCCACGGGTTCAAGGGTTCGAGGGTTCGGCCGGAACCCCAGGACCCCTGAACCCCAGAACCCTCCGGTGTGTCCTGCTGGTCTGGGGCGCGGCGGCGCTCGTCATCCTTCCGGTCACGATCCGCAACTACATAGTGAGCCGGCAATTCGTGCCGATTGCCTGGCAGGCGGGCACTAACTTCGTCATCGGCAACAACCCCAATTCGGACGGAGTGAGCGCGATCGTGCCCGGCACGCGCGGGAGTTGGTGGGGCGGCTACGACGATGTGAAGCGGCTGGCAGAAGAGGCCCTGGGCCGGCAGTTGAAGGGCGCGGAGATCGACCGCTACTGGATGGCCAAGGGATTTGAGTTCTGGCGTCAGCAGCCGGGCAAGGCACTCGGCCTGCTCTTGCGCAAGACCTTCCTCTGGTTCGCCGGCTTCGAGGTCGGCAATGAGACTGACTTGTACGCAGTCAAGCGCTACTCGTTCATCAACTACCTCTTCTTCAACTCCCGTTTCCTGAAGTTCCCGTTCGGCATCCTCCTGCCCCTGGCGCTGGCCGGCGTGTGGTTGATGCGCCGGGAGTGGCGCCGGTTCCTGCCGCTGTACCTCTTCTTCGGAGCCTACTCACTGTCGTTCATTTTCTTCTTTGTCACCAGCCGCTACCGTACGCCGATGGTGCCGCTGGTGGCGATACTGGCGGCAGCCGGGATCACGGGCCTGATCAGGCCCATTCGGGGCCGGGGAATAGCCGCCATCATTGCCGTCGTCGGGTTCCTCCTGCTCAACGCCAACGTCGGCGTGGCCGGCCGCGTATCCAGCCCGGACCAGAGCCACTTCGCCACGGCGCTCGGCCTGCACCAGCAGAAGCGAGACGATGAGGCGCTCCGAGAGCTGCGGATCGCCCTGCGGTACGACTCCGCCACCAACGTGCTCTCATTCGAGGCGACGCTGCTGCAGAGAATGGGCGACGTGACCGGGGCCGAACGTTCGGCCCGGGCGGCGACGCGGCTGTACCCGAATGATGCCGATGCCTGGGGAACGCTCGGCTACGTCTTTGCGACGACCAACCGGCTCGACTCGGCCGTGCGCTACTACGACGTCGCACTCCAGGTGAATCCGTACTCGCTGCAGGCCTGGGTCAGCCGCGGCAACGTCGCCCTCAACACGCGGAAGTTCGCCGAGGCTCGTCACTACTACGAAGGCGCGCTCAAGGTGCGGCCGACGCACGCCGAGGCGATCTTCTACCTGGGGATGTGCGACTACTACGAGGGTAGGAAGGCCGAGGCCCAGGCTCGCTGGCAACAGGCGCTCAGACTCGACCCGGCTCTTGCCCGTGCCAAACAGGCGTTGGATCAACTGAAGTAGCTCAGGCAGCGCAAGCTCAAGCACAAGCTCAAGCAAACGAGAACGGCAGCGGAAGCTGCCTTGGAGTGCGGCAGCAACGCTGCCGCCTTTCCGGATGACGGACAACGGCAAGACAGCGGCTGACGCTTCCGCTGATGTCCCGTGTCTTGAATTGACATGCTTTTTCTTGACAAGAAGGCAGGTGGAGTTAGTGTCAGTGGCTGGCCTGCGGGTCAGTGCAAGGCTGACCGCGAGACAGCCGGTGGCACCGAACCGGCAATCGATTTTGCGCACTGAGGCGCGCAGTTGCGCGAAGCCTTGTATGAAGGAGG contains these protein-coding regions:
- a CDS encoding T9SS type A sorting domain-containing protein, yielding MKYDDNMAASAWCQNVAGGGWGVKFISPSDNVTLAGALIYFYSGWPTPGDSWAKVRIMADDGPGGSPGTELYISPANVKITRGAWNYIPVNVPVVAQNFYIFYKQVGANPNCPGLAIDASNNAPSHRKWQMDAGGNFSEDNTRGDWMIRAVIDWTPQDTNAAAAWFATNMPNDTLPNINFQIRATIKNMGSAQLPIGTPVRLGITGPEGYSYHDTMATGTALNHGATAQMNFSPTWHIPNVAGVYNIKVWTEAAGEDFPADDTMAYDLSCAKWIEYHVDANMHWLTWGGPERVVKFNPADFTGLAYPIKISRMRADFYWHNTYPWPDTSFIFNIYGDDGTTLLYESETLEAIPGTPGPYRAADVDSSIIITSGNFYVGVAPISSTGHPSSCADSGTTDHSYYGFPGGWAVWTPGTGLHGNYFISAAVQGGVGIDEGFEPGITTPSLQITNYPNPVTDQVTLKWQVPVRMPLSVNLYDATGRLMRNLYTANDKARVGTLTMDTESLSAGIYLVRLETANGSATRKIVIDR
- a CDS encoding tetratricopeptide repeat protein, with amino-acid sequence MRAKSVDRRPAADNRKSPVPGRQAPDRLWFLIITGAAFLLRLIHILQVRQNDPLFLSPQMDALYHHEWALAVAAGKQFIADAYFRAPLYPYFLGLLYKILGANLLAVRIVQALIGSAGCGLVYLLAGQLLKPQASSPKPQASPKSGLHPSSLIPHPSGAVPVVAGLVMAVYPLAIWYDSELMLEGMLTFVVLLGFVLLLRSRDADRQWWLPGLVFGLAAIIRPNLLAFIAVLPVWLFLEGKGFKGPRVQGFEGSAGTPGPLNPRTLRCVLLVWGAAALVILPVTIRNYIVSRQFVPIAWQAGTNFVIGNNPNSDGVSAIVPGTRGSWWGGYDDVKRLAEEALGRQLKGAEIDRYWMAKGFEFWRQQPGKALGLLLRKTFLWFAGFEVGNETDLYAVKRYSFINYLFFNSRFLKFPFGILLPLALAGVWLMRREWRRFLPLYLFFGAYSLSFIFFFVTSRYRTPMVPLVAILAAAGITGLIRPIRGRGIAAIIAVVGFLLLNANVGVAGRVSSPDQSHFATALGLHQQKRDDEALRELRIALRYDSATNVLSFEATLLQRMGDVTGAERSARAATRLYPNDADAWGTLGYVFATTNRLDSAVRYYDVALQVNPYSLQAWVSRGNVALNTRKFAEARHYYEGALKVRPTHAEAIFYLGMCDYYEGRKAEAQARWQQALRLDPALARAKQALDQLK